The following proteins are co-located in the Vigna angularis cultivar LongXiaoDou No.4 chromosome 2, ASM1680809v1, whole genome shotgun sequence genome:
- the LOC108329540 gene encoding BEL1-like homeodomain protein 9 encodes MAEGFEHYHVPQQSRRDKLRVFPQNHPSFLESSSILLPTSPNLTSLYDPSLLPSDFLACATQQPPAAKGEGSNLMMGFLEGGVVNGDAIHVINSNTNHHHNNPFLYQLQNLREFGDGYNDASEMMVFKPEPLSLSLSSQSNNTHHPLELNLQRFGAVIPGLVGRNSEVSRNSVPLGPFTGYASILKESRFLKPAQQLLEELCDGGVREIYATEKSLAPDASLMEPPHEGLSAGGVVGGDDPLGDYENESRKKKCRLLTMLDEVYRRYRQYYQQMHAVITSFEYVSGLGNAAPYASLAINAMSKHFKCLKNAITDQLQFINKAPFQISNRKDESPRLHNSDRGTYSQRPGFLEHQQPVWRPQRGLPERAVSVLRAWLFEHFLHPYPTDTDKLMLAKQTGLSRNQVSNWFINARVRLWKPMVEEIHMLESQQAQKRPQREEQSRRNLSGGDHLPSDNSLVTENIPSTSMEKFQDAPYKQHRNEIANMQVRGQEQLNQTNTSNQQMGVGVSINNGVSLTLGLHQNHGIGLSEPFAMSAAQRFGVALQPEGYVISGFESQNRHFGRDVIGGGQLLHDFVG; translated from the exons atggCTGAGGGTTTTGAGCACTACCATGTCCCACAACAAAGTAGGAGGGACAAGCTAAGAGTTTTCCCTCAGAACCACCCTTCTTTCCTTGAATCTTCCTCTATCCTTCTCCCCACTTCTCCAAATTTAACCTCTCTCTACGATCCTTCTCTTCTTCCCTCTGATTTCTTGGCTTGTGCCACCCAACAACCTCCCGCTGCTAAGGGAGAAGGTTCCAATTTGATGATGGGGTTTCTCGAAGGAGGGGTTGTCAATGGTGATGCAATTCATGTTATCAACAGTAATACCaaccaccaccacaacaaccCTTTTCTCTATCAGCTTCAGAACCTTAGGGAATTTGGTGATGGCTACAATGATGCGAGTGAAATGATGGTGTTCAAGCCCGAGCCTTTGTCTTTGTCTTTGTCTTCCCAGAGTAACAACACTCATCACCCTCTGGAACTGAATCTTCAGCGATTTGGGGCTGTTATTCCTGGTTTGGTTGGAAGGAACAGTGAGGTTTCGAGGAATTCGGTTCCACTTGGACCCTTTACGGGGTATGCTTCGATATTGAAGGAATCGCGGTTCTTGAAACCTGCACAGCAATTATTGGAAGAGTTATGTGATGGTGGGGTTCGTGAAATTTACGCTACCGAGAAGTCTCTTGCTCCTGATGCATCGTTGATGGAACCTCCTCATGAGGGTTTGAGTGCCGGTGGAGTTGTTGGTGGGGATGATCCACTAGGGGACTATGAAAATGAGAGTAGGAAGAAGAAGTGTAGATTATTAACCATGCTTGACgag GTTTACAGGAGGTACAGGCAGTATTATCAACAGATGCATGCAGTGATAACATCATTCGAGTATGTTTCTGGTCTTGGTAATGCAGCCCCATATGCAAGTTTGGCTATAAATGCCATGTCCAAACATTTTAAATGCTTGAAGAATGCTATCACTGACCAGCTTCAGTTCATCAACAAGGCTCCGTTTCAGATTAGTAACAGAAAGGATGAATCTCCAAGGCTGCACAACAGTGATAGGGGCACTTACAGCCAAAGGCCAGGGTTTCTTGAGCACCAGCAGCCTGTTTGGCGACCTCAAAGAGGACTTCCTGAGCGTGCTGTCAGTGTTCTCAGGGCCTGGTTGTTTGAACACTTTCTTCACCC TTACCCTACTGATACCGACAAGCTTATGTTGGCTAAACAAACTGGTCTATCTCGCAACCAG GTGTCTAATTGGTTTATTAATGCAAGAGTAAGGCTTTGGAAGCCAATGGTGGAAGAAATACACATGCTAGAATCACAGCAAGCTCAGAAAAGGCCACAGAGGGAAGAACAAAGTAGGAGAAACTTAAGTGGTGGTGATCATTTACCTTCAGACAACTCTCTTGTTACTGAGAATATTCCATCTACCTCCATGGAGAAGTTTCAGGATGCCCCTTATAAACAACACAGAAATGAAATTGCTAATATGCAAGTGAGGGGTCAAGAACAGCTGAATCAAACGAACACAAGCAATCAGCAAATGGGTGTTGGAGTGAGCATTAATAATGGTGTGTCTCTCACACTTGGTCTTCATCAAAATCATGGTATTGGTTTGTCTGAGCCCTTTGCCATGAGTGCAGCTCAACGTTTTGGTGTTGCCCTTCAGCCTGAGGGCTATGTTATAAGTGGTTTTGAATCACAAAATCGACATTTTGGAAGAGATGTTATTGGAGGAGGGCAACTGTTGCATGATTTTGTAGGCTGA